One segment of Oscillospiraceae bacterium MB08-C2-2 DNA contains the following:
- a CDS encoding DUF1540 domain-containing protein — MQLQNNLPGNTLPGIKCHVTNCVYNVGQHDCSANEISVGPQFASCTDDTVCATFQAKS, encoded by the coding sequence ATGCAACTGCAAAATAATTTACCAGGCAATACTCTGCCCGGCATCAAGTGCCATGTGACCAACTGTGTTTATAATGTAGGTCAGCACGACTGCTCCGCTAACGAAATAAGCGTTGGCCCTCAGTTTGCCTCCTGCACAGACGACACTGTCTGCGCCACATTTCAGGCCAAATCCTAG
- the thrC gene encoding threonine synthase, which translates to MNYTSTRNNKVSLSAAQVIAQGISEEGGLFVPESLPKLTHERLEKLIPMSYIQRACNILGDFLPDFTPEEIWSCVQGAYTDTFEENRPAPLSKLDDTTYMLELWHGPTCAFKDLALQLLPRLLTVSLNKHHPSKTAAILVATSGDTGKAAMEGFRDLPGTKMLVFYPRDGVSHVQKLQMQTQEGENLQVCAIEGNFDDAQTAVKSVFTDSDNIQRLADADMFFSSANSINWGRLVPQIVYYISAYCDLLADEEIALGDPINIAVPTGNFGNILAAYYAKEMGLPVGKLICASNKNKVLTDFFKTGVYNKERDFYMTSSPSMDILISSNLERLLYHLHQEDDQEVQSLMEGLRNSGVYRLSSDVKERMDQDFFGGSCDEEQTLTTIRRYFESHSYLCDTHTAVALEVLRQYTEATGDTTKTVVASTANPYKFVGSVLSALTGKDEQGDEFELIRQLHQLTGLPVPPQISSLPEKEIRFDHICTRETIGETAMSLLGI; encoded by the coding sequence ATGAATTATACCAGCACCCGCAACAACAAAGTATCCCTATCCGCTGCGCAGGTGATCGCGCAGGGAATTTCGGAGGAGGGCGGCCTCTTTGTGCCGGAAAGCCTTCCCAAGCTAACTCATGAGCGTCTGGAAAAGCTGATTCCTATGAGTTATATCCAGAGAGCCTGCAATATTTTAGGGGATTTTCTCCCGGATTTTACCCCGGAGGAGATATGGTCCTGCGTGCAGGGCGCTTATACCGATACCTTTGAGGAAAACCGTCCGGCGCCTCTTTCCAAGCTGGATGATACCACTTATATGCTGGAGCTTTGGCATGGGCCTACCTGTGCCTTTAAGGATTTGGCTCTCCAGCTTCTGCCCCGCCTGCTGACCGTTTCGCTGAACAAACACCATCCCTCCAAAACGGCGGCTATTCTTGTGGCCACCTCGGGGGATACAGGCAAGGCGGCCATGGAAGGTTTCCGTGATCTGCCGGGCACCAAAATGCTGGTGTTCTATCCGCGGGATGGTGTCAGCCATGTGCAGAAGCTTCAAATGCAGACACAAGAAGGCGAAAATTTGCAGGTTTGCGCCATTGAGGGCAATTTTGATGATGCCCAGACTGCCGTCAAATCGGTTTTCACCGATTCCGATAACATCCAGCGCCTTGCGGATGCGGATATGTTCTTTTCCAGCGCCAATTCCATCAACTGGGGCAGGTTGGTGCCGCAGATCGTGTATTACATCAGCGCTTATTGCGATCTTTTGGCCGATGAAGAGATTGCCTTGGGCGATCCCATCAATATTGCGGTTCCTACCGGCAATTTTGGTAACATTTTGGCCGCTTATTATGCCAAGGAAATGGGCCTGCCTGTGGGCAAGCTGATCTGTGCTTCCAATAAAAACAAGGTACTCACCGATTTCTTTAAAACCGGCGTTTACAACAAGGAGCGGGACTTTTACATGACCAGCTCCCCTTCTATGGATATCCTGATTTCCAGCAATCTGGAGCGGCTGCTTTACCATCTGCATCAAGAGGATGACCAGGAAGTGCAGAGCTTGATGGAAGGCCTGCGCAACAGCGGTGTATACAGGCTGTCATCGGATGTGAAGGAACGTATGGATCAGGATTTCTTCGGCGGCAGCTGCGACGAAGAGCAGACCTTGACCACCATCCGCCGTTATTTTGAGAGCCATTCCTACTTGTGCGATACCCATACGGCTGTGGCACTTGAGGTGCTTCGCCAGTATACCGAGGCAACCGGGGATACCACCAAAACCGTTGTGGCTTCTACGGCCAATCCCTATAAATTCGTGGGCAGCGTGCTCAGCGCTCTGACTGGTAAAGACGAGCAGGGAGATGAATTTGAGCTGATTCGCCAGTTGCACCAGCTGACCGGGCTGCCGGTTCCTCCCCAGATTTCTTCTCTGCCGGAAAAAGAGATTCGCTTCGATCACATCTGTACCCGTGAGACCATTGGAGAAACCGCTATGTCTTTGCTGGGAATATAG
- a CDS encoding membrane dipeptidase: protein MDERRIIDLHCDTLTLCRDEKLDITSDRLHINLNKLPEGYRWCQAFAIFMPDAYRGRAAVEYFNALLETYRQQMCKHRNRIRTVERLKCIDQALDCCKWAAFLTVEGGSALAGELSRVAVLYEAGVRIMTLTWNAANEIAGGAATDEGFTPFGRQAVGEMERLGMAVDVSHLSDRAFWELCEFATKPFLATHSNSRVICPHRRNLTDAMFDEIVRRGGIVGMNYYRPFIREDGEHGTVKDLLYHIHHFLERGGENTIALGSDYDGADVPDYLHGVGTVDFLVQAMLKSGIPQQVVDKILFQNARNYLANL from the coding sequence ATGGATGAACGGCGTATCATTGATCTTCACTGCGATACCTTAACCTTGTGCCGGGATGAAAAACTGGATATTACCAGCGATAGGCTGCATATCAACCTGAATAAGCTCCCAGAGGGTTACCGCTGGTGTCAGGCCTTTGCCATTTTTATGCCCGATGCTTACCGGGGCCGAGCCGCAGTGGAATACTTTAATGCCCTGCTGGAAACCTATCGCCAGCAGATGTGCAAGCACAGAAACAGAATCCGGACGGTGGAGCGTCTAAAATGCATTGATCAGGCGCTGGATTGCTGCAAATGGGCGGCTTTCCTGACTGTAGAAGGCGGATCTGCGCTGGCCGGAGAGCTTTCCCGGGTGGCTGTTCTGTATGAGGCCGGGGTGCGCATCATGACCCTGACTTGGAATGCAGCCAACGAAATTGCAGGCGGGGCGGCCACGGATGAGGGCTTTACTCCTTTTGGCCGACAGGCGGTGGGGGAGATGGAGCGTCTTGGCATGGCCGTGGATGTATCCCACCTTTCCGACCGGGCTTTCTGGGAGCTGTGCGAATTTGCCACCAAGCCCTTTTTAGCCACACATTCCAACTCTCGGGTTATTTGCCCTCACCGCCGCAACCTGACCGATGCCATGTTTGATGAAATTGTCCGCCGGGGCGGTATTGTGGGCATGAACTACTATCGGCCTTTCATCCGTGAGGATGGGGAGCATGGTACAGTAAAGGATTTGCTTTATCATATCCATCATTTTTTGGAGCGGGGCGGGGAGAATACTATCGCCTTAGGCTCGGATTATGATGGGGCGGATGTTCCCGATTATCTTCACGGTGTAGGAACAGTTGATTTTTTAGTGCAGGCTATGTTAAAATCAGGCATACCCCAGCAGGTGGTGGATAAGATCCTTTTTCAAAATGCCCGGAACTATCTTGCCAACCTGTGA
- a CDS encoding ribonuclease HII has translation MSLYEYDNAVYGEGLTCFCGVDEAGRGPLAGPVFAAAVILPQEPEIPGLNDSKKLSEKKREALFPLIMEQAVAFGIAAATEKEIDALNILEASKLAMRRAVESLKTLPQLALVDGNADPRLAVSTRLVVKGDATSACIAAASILAKVARDRYMLELDKSYPQYCLAKHKGYPTKLHYEKLVEHGPSTIHRQSFLKKWNRAAQASSNLGAMGEDYAVLALTSLGYEVLERNYRSAYGEIDVIATTEDYICFVEVKTRRQGSQVTGPEAVTRSKQKRIITTALCYLDAFPNSLQPRFDVLSVVTDKKGAIVDCELIPAAFDGGAYTNG, from the coding sequence ATGAGCCTGTATGAATACGACAATGCTGTTTATGGGGAGGGCCTGACCTGCTTTTGCGGGGTGGATGAAGCGGGCAGAGGGCCGCTGGCCGGGCCTGTCTTTGCCGCCGCCGTTATTTTGCCGCAGGAACCTGAAATCCCCGGGCTTAACGATTCCAAAAAGCTATCCGAGAAAAAGCGGGAGGCTTTGTTCCCTTTGATTATGGAGCAAGCTGTGGCTTTTGGTATTGCCGCAGCTACCGAAAAAGAAATAGACGCCCTCAATATATTGGAGGCCTCCAAGCTGGCTATGCGCCGGGCAGTGGAAAGCCTCAAGACTTTGCCCCAGCTTGCGCTGGTGGATGGCAACGCTGATCCTCGGCTGGCGGTTTCCACTCGGCTGGTGGTTAAAGGGGATGCCACCTCGGCCTGTATTGCCGCTGCTTCTATTTTAGCCAAGGTGGCCCGGGATCGCTATATGCTGGAGTTGGATAAAAGCTACCCGCAATACTGCCTTGCCAAACATAAGGGCTACCCCACCAAGCTCCATTATGAAAAACTGGTGGAGCATGGGCCCAGCACCATCCACCGGCAAAGCTTTCTCAAAAAGTGGAATCGGGCGGCGCAGGCTTCCTCCAATTTGGGAGCAATGGGAGAAGATTACGCAGTATTGGCCCTCACTTCCCTTGGATATGAAGTGCTGGAAAGAAATTACCGCAGTGCTTATGGTGAAATAGATGTAATAGCGACTACCGAAGATTACATATGCTTTGTAGAGGTAAAAACCCGCAGGCAGGGAAGTCAGGTTACAGGCCCGGAGGCGGTGACCCGCTCAAAGCAGAAACGCATCATTACAACAGCCCTTTGCTATCTTGATGCCTTTCCCAACTCACTCCAGCCACGTTTTGATGTGCTCAGTGTAGTTACAGACAAAAAAGGAGCGATTGTGGACTGTGAGCTGATTCCTGCCGCTTTTGACGGAGGTGCTTATACCAATGGATGA
- the ylqF gene encoding ribosome biogenesis GTPase YlqF, whose translation MEAVSVQWFPGHMAKTRRLMRENMRLVDIVVELRDARIPHSSSNPEIDKLTAHKPRIILLNKADTADELQSQRWCAYYMSRQVPALAVDCRSGKGLGAFVPLVRQTLAAQLKRLEEKGMSGRPIRIMVVGVPNVGKSSFINRMAGSRRAKVEDRPGVTRGKQWVKLQSGMELLDMPGVLWPKFDDKQVGEYLAFTGAVKDDIMDLEALAMRLLELLWQRYPQLICSRYGMESEQLEGKTSYEMLSAIGQKRGMLLPGGVVHTERAAIMILDEFRGGTIGRITLEQAPILRD comes from the coding sequence ATGGAAGCGGTCAGTGTACAGTGGTTCCCCGGCCATATGGCCAAAACCCGCCGTCTGATGCGGGAAAATATGCGCCTTGTGGATATTGTGGTCGAGCTGCGGGATGCCCGCATTCCTCACAGCAGCAGCAACCCTGAAATAGACAAGCTCACGGCCCATAAGCCCCGCATTATTCTGCTCAACAAGGCGGATACCGCCGATGAGCTGCAAAGCCAGCGCTGGTGCGCTTATTATATGTCTCGTCAGGTCCCCGCCCTGGCTGTGGATTGCCGCAGCGGAAAGGGTCTGGGGGCTTTTGTGCCTCTTGTGCGGCAAACGCTGGCTGCTCAGCTCAAGCGCCTTGAAGAAAAAGGCATGAGCGGGCGGCCTATTCGCATCATGGTGGTGGGGGTGCCCAATGTGGGCAAATCCTCTTTCATTAACCGGATGGCGGGCAGCCGCCGGGCCAAGGTGGAGGATCGCCCCGGTGTAACCCGAGGCAAGCAGTGGGTGAAGCTGCAGAGCGGCATGGAACTTTTGGATATGCCTGGTGTTCTCTGGCCTAAGTTTGATGATAAGCAGGTGGGGGAATACCTTGCCTTTACCGGTGCGGTCAAGGACGATATTATGGATTTGGAAGCCCTTGCCATGCGCCTGCTGGAGCTCCTTTGGCAGCGCTATCCCCAGCTGATCTGTTCCCGGTATGGTATGGAGTCGGAGCAGCTGGAAGGAAAAACCAGTTATGAAATGTTATCCGCCATTGGCCAGAAAAGAGGGATGCTGCTGCCCGGTGGTGTAGTTCACACCGAGCGGGCGGCCATCATGATACTCGATGAATTTCGTGGCGGTACCATTGGGCGGATTACGCTGGAGCAGGCGCCCATCCTGCGGGATTAG
- the lepB gene encoding signal peptidase I has product MNDGLYPEEEEREVSVYKKELIDWVEALVMAVVFVVLLFTFVMRTAGVNGDSMFPTLENRDALLISRFLYEPKQGDIVVVTRISEPTEPLIKRVIATENQTVDIDFQQGVVSVDGQPLEEPYTFEPTYVQYDVEFPQTVPEGTVFVMGDNRNHSLDSRDSDIGMIDKRYVLGRAFFRIMPFERGGFLS; this is encoded by the coding sequence ATGAACGACGGCCTTTATCCCGAAGAGGAAGAACGTGAGGTATCGGTCTATAAAAAAGAGCTGATTGATTGGGTGGAGGCTCTTGTAATGGCGGTTGTCTTTGTTGTGCTGCTGTTTACCTTTGTTATGCGCACAGCCGGAGTCAACGGCGATTCTATGTTCCCTACCTTAGAAAATCGGGATGCTTTGCTGATCAGCCGGTTCCTCTATGAGCCAAAGCAAGGGGATATTGTGGTGGTAACCCGTATCAGTGAGCCTACCGAGCCTTTGATTAAGAGAGTAATTGCAACCGAGAATCAAACGGTGGATATTGATTTTCAGCAGGGTGTTGTCAGCGTGGATGGCCAGCCTTTGGAGGAGCCCTATACCTTTGAACCAACCTATGTTCAGTATGATGTGGAGTTCCCCCAAACGGTGCCGGAGGGAACTGTCTTTGTAATGGGAGACAATCGGAACCATTCCTTGGATAGCCGAGACAGTGATATTGGCATGATTGATAAGCGATATGTTTTAGGCAGGGCGTTTTTCCGTATCATGCCCTTTGAAAGAGGCGGCTTTTTATCCTGA
- the rplS gene encoding 50S ribosomal protein L19, with protein sequence MDALKLIAQDSLKKEIPVVDVGNVVRVHVRIKEGERERIQAFEGTVIAKKHGGIEETFTVRRVAHGVGVERVFPIHSPNVDKVELVRKGRVRRGKLYYLRDRVGKAAKVKEAIR encoded by the coding sequence ATGGATGCTTTGAAGCTGATTGCCCAGGATAGCCTGAAAAAGGAAATTCCTGTGGTTGACGTGGGTAATGTTGTCCGCGTTCATGTAAGAATCAAGGAAGGCGAAAGAGAAAGAATTCAGGCCTTTGAAGGCACTGTTATCGCCAAGAAGCACGGTGGTATTGAAGAAACCTTTACCGTTCGCCGTGTTGCCCACGGTGTAGGTGTTGAGAGAGTATTCCCGATCCATTCCCCTAACGTGGATAAAGTTGAGCTTGTTCGCAAGGGCCGTGTCCGCAGAGGCAAGCTGTATTATCTCAGAGATCGTGTGGGTAAGGCTGCCAAGGTTAAAGAAGCCATTCGCTAA
- a CDS encoding TIGR03936 family radical SAM-associated protein, translating into MIPVRIFYRKAGRAKYLAHLDLMRSVSRAIKRSGLPVWYTQGFNPHMYLTFSLPLSLGYEGMWETVDIRLNEEICSEEIISRLSPCLPAGFEIFRVSTPVQEPSAIEWADYHVELLFDEEGADRMSHALARLMEQPEILVMKKAKKGPGRKILKEVDIRPMVQLLEQKEGENCLDMTLRLRTGLSQNLNPSLFLDALYKEAEVEPDLVRIARVAVLDDHLHPFE; encoded by the coding sequence ATGATCCCTGTTCGTATTTTTTACCGCAAGGCCGGCCGTGCCAAATATCTTGCCCATCTGGATTTAATGCGGTCAGTATCCCGTGCTATCAAGCGCAGTGGCCTGCCTGTTTGGTATACCCAAGGCTTTAACCCGCATATGTACCTGACCTTTTCGCTGCCCCTCTCCCTTGGATACGAGGGGATGTGGGAAACGGTGGATATCCGCCTCAATGAGGAGATTTGCTCCGAAGAAATTATCAGCAGGCTTTCCCCTTGCCTGCCCGCAGGCTTTGAGATTTTCCGGGTCAGTACCCCGGTGCAGGAGCCTTCGGCTATTGAGTGGGCAGATTACCATGTGGAGCTTTTGTTTGATGAAGAAGGCGCCGACAGGATGTCCCACGCTCTTGCCCGCCTTATGGAACAACCGGAAATTTTGGTGATGAAAAAAGCCAAAAAAGGCCCCGGCCGAAAAATCCTCAAAGAGGTGGACATTCGCCCCATGGTTCAGCTTCTGGAGCAAAAAGAAGGGGAGAACTGTCTGGATATGACCCTGCGCCTGCGAACCGGCCTGAGCCAAAATTTGAACCCTTCGCTGTTTTTGGATGCGCTTTACAAAGAGGCGGAAGTGGAGCCGGATTTGGTGCGGATCGCCCGTGTAGCGGTATTGGATGATCACCTGCATCCTTTTGAATAA
- a CDS encoding TIGR03960 family B12-binding radical SAM protein, translated as MEEKQLLMEKLDRILPKVQKPARYIGGEIGSIVKSPQDVAVRFAFCFPDLYEIGMSHLGMKILYSLINSRPDFWCERVFAPDMDMRDCMKEQGIPLYGLESLEPIKDFDMIGFTLQYELSFTTILDMLDLAGLPVRSSQRKELYPIVIAGGPCACNPEPLADFIDLFVLGEGEEVNLELMDLYKQAKAEGWSKEAFLKAASQIQGIYVPSLYQVAYNPDGTVASITSEEGAPAKVTKRIVADLDCIFYPESFVVPAVEAVHDRAMVEVLRGCARGCRFCQAGFIYRPFREKEPGTLNSYGKALCDSTGYDEISLTSLSTSDYTRLEPLLDTLLDWTEKEKVNLSLPSLRVDNFSDSLAEKITRVRKSGLTFAPEAGTQRIRDVINKNITEEEILRTCTMAFEGGYTSVKLYFMLGLPTETMEDVEGIAQLAQKIVNLYYENPNKPKGKGVNVTVSAAGFVPKPFTPFEFEPQDTIEQFAAKQRHLVESVRTKKISVKYHNNKVSFLEAVLARGDRRLCAAMEQAWRKGCVLEGWDEHFSLETWLETLAECGLDPAFYANRRRSFEEVTPWSHLDYGVTKDFLIRENKKAHGDRTTPNCLLQCSACGASGLYPDGEGRWPCP; from the coding sequence ATGGAGGAAAAACAGTTGTTAATGGAAAAACTGGACAGGATTTTACCCAAAGTGCAAAAGCCTGCCCGATACATTGGGGGGGAGATCGGAAGCATTGTAAAATCGCCCCAGGATGTGGCGGTTCGCTTTGCCTTCTGCTTTCCTGATTTATATGAGATCGGCATGTCCCATTTGGGCATGAAGATTTTATATTCGCTGATCAACAGCCGGCCGGATTTTTGGTGCGAACGGGTTTTCGCCCCGGATATGGATATGCGGGACTGTATGAAGGAACAGGGAATCCCTCTCTATGGGCTGGAAAGCTTGGAGCCTATTAAGGATTTTGATATGATCGGCTTTACCCTCCAATATGAGCTGAGCTTTACCACCATATTGGATATGCTGGATTTGGCGGGCCTGCCGGTTCGCTCCAGCCAGCGCAAAGAACTTTACCCCATTGTCATTGCGGGAGGCCCCTGTGCCTGCAACCCCGAACCCCTTGCAGATTTTATTGATCTGTTTGTGCTGGGGGAAGGGGAAGAGGTCAATCTGGAGTTGATGGATCTCTACAAGCAGGCCAAGGCGGAGGGCTGGAGCAAGGAAGCTTTCCTCAAGGCGGCATCACAAATTCAGGGTATCTATGTCCCCAGCCTGTATCAGGTGGCGTATAACCCGGATGGAACCGTGGCTTCCATCACGTCGGAGGAAGGCGCCCCCGCCAAAGTAACCAAACGGATTGTGGCCGATCTGGATTGCATTTTTTATCCTGAAAGCTTTGTGGTTCCCGCTGTAGAGGCGGTGCATGACCGGGCTATGGTGGAGGTGCTCCGAGGCTGTGCCCGAGGCTGCCGCTTCTGTCAGGCCGGGTTTATCTACCGGCCTTTCCGGGAAAAGGAACCCGGCACTCTCAACAGCTATGGCAAAGCGCTCTGCGATTCCACCGGCTACGATGAGATTTCCCTCACTTCTTTGAGCACCAGCGATTATACCCGACTGGAACCGTTGCTGGATACCCTGCTGGATTGGACTGAAAAGGAAAAGGTTAACCTTTCCCTGCCCTCTTTGCGGGTGGATAATTTTTCAGATTCGCTGGCAGAAAAGATCACCCGGGTGCGCAAAAGCGGGTTGACCTTTGCCCCTGAGGCAGGTACTCAGCGGATTCGGGATGTGATCAACAAGAACATCACCGAGGAGGAAATCCTCCGCACTTGCACCATGGCTTTTGAAGGAGGCTATACCTCGGTTAAGCTGTATTTTATGCTGGGGCTTCCTACCGAAACTATGGAGGATGTGGAGGGTATCGCCCAGCTTGCCCAAAAAATCGTCAATCTTTACTATGAAAACCCCAACAAGCCCAAGGGCAAGGGCGTGAATGTAACGGTCAGTGCCGCCGGGTTTGTGCCCAAGCCCTTTACTCCCTTTGAGTTTGAGCCCCAGGATACCATTGAGCAGTTTGCCGCCAAGCAGAGGCATTTGGTTGAATCGGTTCGCACCAAGAAAATTTCAGTGAAATACCACAACAACAAGGTCAGCTTTTTAGAGGCTGTTTTGGCCCGTGGTGACCGCCGCCTGTGTGCCGCTATGGAACAGGCGTGGCGCAAGGGCTGTGTGCTGGAAGGGTGGGACGAGCATTTTTCTTTGGAAACATGGCTGGAAACTTTGGCGGAATGCGGGCTTGATCCTGCATTTTATGCCAACCGCCGCCGTTCCTTTGAGGAGGTAACCCCTTGGAGCCACTTGGATTACGGTGTGACCAAGGATTTCCTCATTCGTGAAAACAAAAAGGCCCATGGTGACCGCACCACCCCCAACTGCCTGCTCCAATGCAGTGCCTGCGGTGCTTCGGGGCTCTATCCCGATGGAGAAGGGAGGTGGCCTTGCCCATGA
- a CDS encoding ABC transporter ATP-binding protein encodes MLRISRFIGRYKAQFFFGWLLKLLEAVLEVFLPLFMAKILDIGIPQGDRGYILQMGGWLMLFSVVGLAFAIFCQYSAAVVSLGTGTIIRDALMKQVSGFSYRELDRFSPSTLINRLTGDVTNVEQAIAMTIRLVSRAPFLCIGSVIMAFYVDSQLALIFVGLIPMLGILLYFLIVRTTALYKEAQKKLDGLALIVRENLSGVRIIRAFARWNKEQERGDSAARELAVANIRVASLSALSNPATSILMQGSTMLILYLGANRVFEGLLTRGNVLALTTYATQVLYALVIFSNLVVLFTKASASAGRINEVLDTEPSIVYPQQAASLSQEAPAVSFENVSFSYSGHEEAVTDISFSLPHGKALGIVGVTGSGKSTVINLLQRFYDLDKGCIRLSGAPLTELSQQQLRDMIGVVPQQSMLFTGTVADNLRWGKEDASTDEMWAALETAQARDFVEALPGGLEFRIEEGGRNFSGGQRQRLAIARALVKRPSLLILDDSLSALDYKTDLELRRALARDLPDTTLLVVSQRISSVTGADLIVVLDDGKISGLGVHSTLLEECETYRDIYRSQTSSGSKEAAQ; translated from the coding sequence TTGCTGCGTATCAGTCGTTTTATCGGGCGCTATAAGGCCCAGTTTTTCTTCGGGTGGCTTCTCAAGCTGCTGGAAGCAGTATTGGAGGTGTTTCTGCCTCTGTTTATGGCTAAGATTTTGGATATAGGTATCCCCCAGGGAGATCGGGGCTATATTCTGCAAATGGGAGGATGGCTCATGCTGTTTTCCGTGGTGGGTTTGGCCTTTGCGATTTTCTGCCAATACAGTGCCGCCGTGGTCTCTTTGGGGACAGGCACCATCATCCGTGATGCTCTTATGAAGCAGGTCTCGGGTTTTTCTTACCGGGAGCTGGATCGTTTCAGTCCTTCCACACTGATTAACCGCCTCACCGGTGATGTTACCAATGTGGAGCAGGCCATTGCCATGACTATCCGCCTTGTTTCCCGAGCACCTTTTCTGTGCATTGGCTCGGTGATCATGGCTTTTTATGTGGATAGCCAGCTTGCCTTGATTTTTGTGGGGCTGATCCCGATGCTGGGGATTTTGCTGTATTTCTTAATCGTGCGCACCACTGCTCTCTATAAAGAAGCCCAGAAAAAGCTGGATGGCCTGGCTCTGATTGTTCGCGAAAACCTGAGCGGTGTGCGCATTATCCGCGCTTTTGCCCGCTGGAACAAAGAGCAGGAGCGTGGCGATTCCGCCGCTCGTGAACTGGCCGTTGCCAATATCCGAGTCGCCAGCTTATCGGCTCTTTCCAACCCGGCCACCTCTATTTTGATGCAGGGCAGCACAATGCTGATTCTGTATTTGGGAGCCAATCGGGTTTTTGAAGGCTTGCTCACACGAGGCAATGTTCTGGCCCTTACCACCTATGCCACGCAGGTGCTCTATGCGCTGGTTATTTTCTCCAATCTGGTGGTGCTGTTTACCAAAGCCTCCGCTTCGGCCGGGCGCATCAATGAGGTGCTGGATACAGAACCTTCCATTGTGTATCCCCAGCAGGCGGCTTCTCTTTCACAGGAAGCCCCGGCAGTTAGCTTTGAAAATGTCTCTTTCTCTTACAGCGGCCATGAAGAGGCTGTGACCGATATTTCCTTTAGCTTGCCTCACGGCAAAGCGCTGGGCATTGTGGGGGTTACCGGCAGCGGAAAATCCACCGTGATCAACCTTTTACAGCGGTTCTATGATTTGGATAAAGGCTGTATCCGGCTCTCGGGCGCCCCGCTGACTGAGCTTTCTCAGCAGCAGCTTCGGGATATGATCGGCGTGGTTCCCCAGCAAAGCATGCTGTTTACAGGTACCGTAGCAGACAACCTGCGCTGGGGCAAGGAGGATGCTTCCACCGACGAGATGTGGGCTGCTTTAGAAACAGCTCAGGCTCGTGACTTTGTGGAGGCACTGCCCGGCGGGCTGGAGTTTCGCATTGAGGAAGGCGGACGCAATTTTTCCGGCGGCCAGCGCCAGCGTCTTGCCATCGCCCGTGCACTGGTTAAAAGGCCCTCTCTCTTGATTCTGGATGATTCCTTGAGCGCTCTGGATTACAAAACCGATCTGGAGCTGCGCCGGGCACTGGCCCGGGATTTGCCCGATACGACCTTGCTGGTGGTTTCTCAGCGTATCAGCTCGGTGACCGGCGCTGACTTGATTGTGGTGCTGGATGACGGTAAAATCAGCGGTCTGGGCGTTCACAGCACCCTGCTGGAGGAATGTGAAACCTACCGGGATATTTACCGCTCTCAAACCAGTTCCGGATCAAAGGAGGCAGCCCAATGA